From Bradyrhizobium sp. NDS-1, the proteins below share one genomic window:
- a CDS encoding PilN domain-containing protein — translation MSSLVSLRAILDAWTGTVAGTIVRAMERAVSPRVVRLVESETGTFALEAAKSENVPKEIVFEDGKFASANLAQIVRGSRVEIVLRSSRFLFRPLELPARAADFLDGIVRAQIDRLTPWTANEAVFGCRAPAAHGRDSITTEIAAAPRKLAMSYVDAVSPFHPSAVAIATEASAGGRIKVFEQRSRGAVDPARLSRALQAVLALAAVAAVTGSVAASYLADGLGAQEKELERQITQRRAALRGSDGGERSPLALLERRKYETAASVIVLETLSRVLPDHTYVTELHLVGNKLQIGGITRDAPSLIPLIEQSGHFNRATFYAPTTRSSSDPGERFHIEAQIEPRNVP, via the coding sequence ATCGTTCGCGCCATGGAGCGGGCCGTGTCGCCGCGGGTGGTCCGGCTGGTCGAAAGCGAGACCGGCACGTTCGCGCTGGAAGCGGCCAAGTCGGAGAACGTCCCGAAGGAGATTGTGTTCGAGGATGGCAAGTTTGCAAGCGCCAATCTCGCGCAGATCGTCCGCGGCAGCCGCGTCGAGATCGTGCTGCGGTCGTCGCGCTTTTTGTTTCGTCCGCTGGAACTGCCGGCGCGTGCCGCCGATTTCCTCGACGGCATCGTGCGGGCGCAGATCGACCGGCTGACGCCGTGGACCGCGAACGAAGCGGTGTTCGGTTGTCGCGCTCCGGCGGCGCATGGCCGCGACAGCATCACCACGGAGATCGCCGCGGCGCCGCGCAAGCTGGCGATGAGCTATGTAGATGCCGTCTCCCCGTTCCATCCGTCGGCGGTCGCGATCGCGACGGAGGCGAGCGCGGGCGGACGCATCAAGGTATTCGAGCAGAGGTCGCGCGGCGCGGTCGATCCGGCGCGGTTGAGCCGGGCGCTGCAAGCGGTGCTGGCTCTTGCCGCCGTCGCCGCGGTGACGGGATCGGTCGCGGCAAGCTATCTTGCCGACGGCCTCGGCGCGCAGGAGAAGGAGCTCGAACGGCAGATCACCCAGCGCCGCGCCGCGCTTCGCGGCAGCGATGGCGGCGAGCGATCCCCACTCGCGCTGCTCGAACGCCGCAAATACGAGACAGCGGCGAGTGTGATCGTGCTGGAAACGCTGAGCCGGGTGTTGCCGGACCATACCTATGTCACCGAGCTGCATCTTGTGGGCAACAAGCTGCAGATCGGCGGCATCACCCGCGATGCGCCCTCGCTGATCCCGTTGATCGAGCAATCCGGACATTTCAACCGCGCGACCTTCTACGCCCCGACGACGCGCAGCTCCTCCGATCCCGGCGAGCGCTTCCATATCGAGGCGCAAATCGAACCGAGGAACGTGCCATGA
- the gspM gene encoding type II secretion system protein GspM encodes MSSAKLTGGNAVARALASSPLIAVTLYVAIAGALLLTTGLSIAEIVAHRQALAQTSDLLDQLRGRKGGAKNAAALSAERPGTPFLEGPTVTVAGANLLQRVAAAVSDAGGQVQSSQVDVSGARTKDGFVGLVVSCELEQPALQKLLYDIEAGMPFLFVDQLDVQVPQTTALSDAGTGRVRVILGVSGQWQAGK; translated from the coding sequence ATGAGCAGTGCCAAGCTCACCGGCGGCAATGCGGTCGCGCGGGCGCTCGCGAGTTCGCCGCTGATCGCGGTTACGCTCTATGTGGCGATTGCCGGCGCGCTGCTGCTGACGACGGGGCTGTCGATCGCCGAGATCGTCGCCCATCGGCAAGCGCTGGCGCAGACTTCCGACCTGCTCGACCAGTTGCGTGGCCGCAAGGGAGGCGCCAAGAATGCCGCCGCGTTATCGGCCGAGCGGCCGGGTACGCCGTTCCTGGAGGGGCCGACCGTGACCGTCGCGGGCGCCAATCTGCTGCAGAGGGTTGCCGCTGCTGTCAGCGATGCCGGCGGCCAGGTCCAGTCCTCGCAAGTTGACGTATCCGGCGCGCGAACCAAGGATGGCTTCGTCGGCCTCGTCGTGAGCTGCGAGCTGGAACAGCCCGCGCTCCAGAAGCTGCTCTACGATATCGAGGCCGGCATGCCGTTCCTGTTTGTCGATCAGCTCGACGTCCAGGTGCCGCAGACCACCGCGCTGAGCGACGCGGGCACCGGTCGCGTCAGGGTGATCCTGGGCGTCTCGGGCCAGTGGCAGGCGGGGAAGTAG